The following coding sequences lie in one Glycine max cultivar Williams 82 chromosome 19, Glycine_max_v4.0, whole genome shotgun sequence genomic window:
- the LOC102667914 gene encoding protein MAIN-LIKE 1-like yields MTADARNLAEDVADMTDDVPNLAEEAPEMRADVEGADGAEGSDADEAEGFPGGPRDPSVLTSFADHVAHAVWSGQERPNLKLVSHGRNVTLIGRPVPEIEGLVAATGLSPLIDCLVVTGDLGLISAFVERWHGETSTFHLPVGELTITLDDVSSLHHLPITGSLHSFHALSTEEARFLLTELLEVSAEEARAETALTRGAYVRLGWVRDIYEMRCQARRWIVAARAYLLHLSGSYAWGVVALVHMYDQLDEASRTTTRQLAGYLTLLQCVTDDTYQETSPRASRWLTSKAHMKGITGAPYRARCDALTVTDVSWLPYTEHRGVRAFELISSFQGQLRWGPMVVTARPERVVRQFGYIQSIPPPSVSARLSHDDIDDRWMHFAEHVLPASELCLVPGQVSADYMEWFFCISHTFMIPTQAGDQPRDAPAADPEEYIQPPSPQVPVAFDPPPHVDDYDGYEAIAQRLERVLNLRMVTAATKLYEIMQDCLTIARGGASADGSVRARQRRRTEH; encoded by the exons ATGACTGCGGATGCACGTAATTTGGCTGAGGACGTTGCTGACATGACTGACGATGTCCCTAATCTGGCTGAggaggcacctgagatgcgtGCGGACGTAGAGGGTGCTGATGGTGCTGAGGGGTCAGATGCTGATGAAGCtgagggattccctggtgggCCACGTGACCCGTCAGTGCTGACATCATTTGCGGATCATGTTGCACACGCTGTTtggagtggacag gaacgtcctAATTTGAAGTTGGTGTCACATGGGAGGAATGTGACATtgattgggaggccagtgcctgagattgaaggaCTGGTtgctgccacaggattaagtccactgatCGATTGTTTAGTTGTTACTGGCGATCTTGGACTGatatccgcatttgtggagaggtggcacggCGAGAccagcaccttccaccttccgGTAGGAGAGTtgacgatcacattggatgatgtgtcaTCACTCCATCATTTGCCTATCACTGGCTCGCTGCACAGTTTTCATGCTCTTTCTACGGAGGAGGCGAGATTTTTGCTGACAGAGTTGCTTGAGGTGTCTGCCGAGGAGGCTAGAGCCGAGACAGCACTGACACGTGGGGCATATGTACGACTAGGATGGGTTCGAGACATTTATGAGATGAGATGTCAAGCCCGGCGGTGGATTGTAGCAGCTCGTGCTTATCTGCTGCACCTg AGTGGTAGTTATGCTTGGGGAGTTGTcgcgctggttcatatgtatgaccagttagatgaggcttCTAGGACCACCACACGACAGCTTGCGGGGTACCTGACTCTATtacag TGCGTGACAGATGATACAtaccaggagacgtccccacgtgcttcccgGTGGTTGACGTCGAAGGCGCACATGAAGGGAATCACAGGAGCACCTtacagggcacgttgtgatgctttgaccgtcacagatgtgtcctggttgCCGTACACAGAGCATCGGGGGGTTAGGGCCTTTGAGCTGATTTCATCATTCCAGGGTCAGCTGAGATGGGGTCCTATGGTGGTCACAGCtcgaccggagagggtggtaCGGCAGTTTGGTTACATCCAAAGCATCCCTCCGCCATCTGTTAGTGCTCGATTGTCACACGATGATatagatgacaggtggatgcaTTTTGCGGAGCACGTACTACCTGCGAGTGAGCTTTGTCTAGTAcctgggcaggtatctgcggattacatggagtggtttttcTGCATATCTCACACATTCATGATACCGACCCAGGCAGGTGACCAACCGAGAGATGCACCAGCTGCAGACCCTGAGGAGTACATACAGCCGCCCAGCCcccaggttccagtggcatttgacccccctccacATGTG GATGATTACGACGGATATGAGGcgattgcacagaggttggagcgtgtgctcaaccttaggatggTCACTGCAGCCACAAAGTTATATGAGATTATGCAGGACTGCCTGACGATCGCCAGAGGGGGAGCCAGTGCTGATGGAAGTGTCAGGGCTCGTCAAAGACGCCGCACGGAGCAttga
- the LOC100817697 gene encoding coumaroyl-CoA:anthocyanidin 3-O-glucoside-6''-O-coumaroyltransferase 1, producing the protein MAHPADLCQKLKVIEQCQVSPPPGSVPPTSLPLAFLDLPWVYCDTVQSIFFFEFPHSCNHFLQTVLPNLKHSLSLTLQQFFPFVGNLVIPPKPNFPHILYTSENSISFTIAESTADFPHLIADTARDVKDSHPFVPILPTPTTKEDGTWLLPLMAIQLTIFPEYGFSICISFRHVVADARAFLHFMKFWSYVCRTKHDVAATQDLLPLLNRDIIKDPKGLKFVFSEELWNSPIESIIKTPPKVVDKNDDKVRHAFVLRRDHVAKLKKWVSIECKSTYGLELESLHISTFVVTSALMWVCKVQSEEEVNAITIANNNNNDEIYSLKFLGDCRNRPEFSIPSTYFGNCIVIRIVSLNRSKLMGEKGIVEAAISIGRAVRDFQFDAMKDVENFMSLGRSGRKVKHSSTIAGSPKLGTYETDFGWGKPKKCEILHIEYSRTISLSDSRDEEGGVEVGLALGRAQMSKFSAILEEYLRNIAI; encoded by the coding sequence ATGGCTCACCCTGCTGATCTTTGTCAAAAGCTGAAAGTCATAGAGCAATGTCAAGTTTCTCCTCCACCAGGTTCGGTTCCTCCAACCTCTCTTCCACTAGCCTTCCTTGACCTTCCTTGGGTTTACTGTGACACAGTGCAAAGCATTTTCTTCTTTGAGTTTCCTCACTCTTGTAACCACTTCTTGCAAACAGTGCTTCCAAATCTCAAACACTCTCTTTCCCTCactctccaacaattcttcccCTTCGTTGGAAACCTTGTGATCCCTCCTAAACCTAACTTCCCTCACATTCTCTACACCTCTGAAAACTCCATCTCCTTCACGATTGCAGAATCCACTGCCGACTTTCCACATCTCATAGCTGACaccgctagagatgttaaaGACTCGCACCCTTTTGTTCCTATCTTACCTACCCCAACTACCAAAGAAGATGGCACATGGTTGCTTCCTCTTATGGCCATTCAACTCACCATTTTCCCCGAGTATGGCTTCAGCATTTGCATCAGTTTTAGACACGTTGTTGCTGACGCAAGAGCATTCTTACATTTCATGAAGTTCTGGTCCTATGTTTGTAGGACAAAACATGACGTGGCAGCTACTCAAGATTTGTTACCACTGCTCAACAGGGACATCATCAAAGACCCCAAAGGGCTTAAATTCGTTTTCTCGGAGGAACTATGGAATTCTCCTATAGAAAGCATAATAAAAACACCTCCAAAAGTTGTCGACAAAAACGATGACAAAGTCCGTCACGCGTTTGTGTTGAGGCGTGACCATGTTGCGAAGCTAAAGAAATGGGTGTCGATTGAATGTAAAAGTACTTATGGGTTAGAATTAGAGTCATTGCACATATCAACCTTTGTTGTGACAAGTGCTTTGATGTGGGTTTGCAAGGTTCAATCAGAAGAAGAGGTCAATGCTATCACTAttgcaaataataataataatgatgaaatctACAGCTTGAAGTTTCTGGGAGATTGCCGTAACCGTCCCGAATTTTCGATTCCTTCAACGTACTTTGGAAACTGCATTGTCATTCGCATTGTGTCACTAAACAGGAGCAAGCTaatgggagaaaaaggaattgtTGAGGCAGCGATTAGTATTGGAAGGGCAGTTAGAGATTTTCAGTTTGATGCTATGAAAGACGTTGAAAATTTTATGTCTCTCGGTAGAAGTGGAAGAAAAGTGAAACATTCGTCTACAATTGCAGGGTCGCCAAAGCTTGGAACATATGAGACTGATTTTGGGTGGGGAAAGCCCAAGAAGTGTGAAATACTTCACATAGAATATTCAAGAACTATCTCCCTTTCGGATTCTAGGGATGAAGAAGGTGGAGTGGAAGTTGGGCTAGCACTTGGAAGGGCTCAAATGAGCAAATTTTCTGCTATATTGGAAGAATATCTCAGAAATATTGCTATATAG